A genomic segment from Lytechinus variegatus isolate NC3 chromosome 10, Lvar_3.0, whole genome shotgun sequence encodes:
- the LOC121422306 gene encoding uncharacterized protein LOC121422306, with amino-acid sequence MGDILPLMTSLSIKPSKIMCHMRIPPALYQRRCTVGLLQDIMMSSFLKKERNRKDFCGELRKNGFLRAARSTFLDYGMSLSELMSIMSCIGDDEMKQVSEHIDLSEEDVKRCQDEEGNTDRLKLMKLWRQQIRPVSYHFRLEIGVILRKAGIKSLREKVLSGYFRTRKPHPLVVQDICTNISGEKMAILCGLLELEKKRNRSELNSCIYGWLNDWMEASDPKNEIGMTNRRDFNDTLFRNGFYQLAVEIMALENNG; translated from the exons ATGGGGGATATTCTTccactgatgacatcactatctATAAAGCCATCAAAAATCATGTGTCACATGAGAATTCCACCGGCGTTATACCAACGAAGATGCACTGTGGGCCTATTACAAGATATTATGATGAGTTCTTTCctaaaaaaggagagaaatcGCAAAGATTTCTGTGGGGAACTTCGGAAGAACGGGTTTCTTCGTGCTGCACGCTCGACTTTCCTTG ATTATGGAATGAGTCTAAGTGAGCTGATGAGCATCATGTCTTGTATCGGAGATGACGAGATGAAACAGGTTTCTGAACATATTGACCTCAGCGAAGAAGATGTTAAACGATGTCAAGACGAGGAAGGAAATACAGACAGATTAAAACTCATGAAACTATGGAGGCAGCAAATCCGACCTGTGTCTTACCACTTTCGCTTAGAGATCGGTGTTATTTTAAGAAAAGCTGGGATAAAGAGCCTCCGTGAGAAGGTCTTGTCAG GTTACTTTCGAACAAGGAAACCTCATCCGCTCGTTGTGCAAGATATATGCACCAATATATCTGGTGAAAAGATGGCAATTTTGTGTGGCTTGTTGGAATTAGAAAAGAAGAGGAACCGCAGTGAACTAAATTCATGTATCTATGGCTGGTTGAACGATTGGATGGAAGCTTCCGATCCTAAGAACGAGATCGGCATGACAAATCGACGAGACTTCAATGACACATTGTTCAGGAATGGATTCTACCAACTTGCTGTGGAAATAATGGCTTTAGAAAATAATGGTTAG